From a single Plasmodium coatneyi strain Hackeri chromosome 4, complete sequence genomic region:
- a CDS encoding Syntaxin, producing MIDLFDEVKQLATIKKQKNAEHMTQVLKFQNDKIIDNFIDPSGDTVIIDIPGERNDDLKSYVDAVHSIKQEIKQIYTVIDDIEVLRKKINLAITTEQENELSMLLNMQIKNGNNTIQSIKVEIKNVRKKFLLKSHQNNKIMKKNIHDNLIHVFKKALHSYQQIQNDYNESMKDKMSRHIKIIYPQYTEEDINSVLNHEDINTQNLVKWKLQGHDNLKNALSHVESKYRDVKTLEKNVCDLHQTIIELSALIEMNDEVISSIHDNVNDAQYFTEKANVDLIDARNIQRSTSKWMFYISMGILIVVIIICLPVLVKFL from the coding sequence ATGATCGACCTGTTTGACGAAGTAAAGCAGCTAGCCACGAtcaagaagcagaaaaatgcCGAGCATATGACGCAAGTGCTAAAGTttcaaaatgacaaaataatAGATAACTTTATAGATCCCAGTGGGGACACAGTTATTATAGACATCCCTGGGGAAAGGAACGACGATTTGAAAAGTTATGTAGATGCAGTTCATTCAATAAAAcaagaaataaaacaaatcTACACAGTGATTGATGATATAGAAgtgttaagaaaaaaaatcaacttAGCTATAACGACAGAACAGGAAAATGAATTAAGTATGCTACTAAatatgcaaataaaaaatggaaataatacCATTCAATCTATCaaagtggaaataaaaaatgtgaggaagaaatttttactcAAATCTCATcagaataataaaataatgaaaaaaaatatccacgATAATTTAATCCATGTATTCAAAAAAGCTTTACATAGTTACCAACAAATTCAAAATGACTACAATGAAAGTATGAAAGATAAAATGTCACgacatataaaaattatttacccACAGTACACAGAGGAAGATATAAATTCTGTCCTAAATCATGAGGATATAAATACGCAGAATTTAGTCAAGTGGAAATTACAAGGACatgataatttaaaaaatgccttAAGTCATGTAGAATCCAAATATAGAGATGTTAAGACACTAGAAAAGAATGTTTGTGATTTACACCAAACTATAATAGAACTGTCTGCTCTTATTGAGATGAATGATGAGGTCATAAGTAGCATACACGACAATGTAAACGATGCGCAGTACTTCACGGAGAAGGCAAATGTTGATTTGATTGACGCGCGGAATATTCAGAGGTCTACTTCCAAGTGGATGTTCTACATATCCATGGGAATCCTCATTGTTGTGATTATTATCTGTCTGCCCGTTTTGGTGAAGTTCCTCTAG